From the unidentified bacterial endosymbiont genome, one window contains:
- the zwf gene encoding glucose-6-phosphate dehydrogenase, translated as MAVTQTAQACDLVIFGAKGDLARRKLLPSLYQLEKAGQLHPDTRILGVGRADWDKDAYTKIVREALETFMKEKVDESLWDTLSGRLDFCNLDVNDVSAFKGLGDMLDQKNRVTINYFAMPPSTFGAICKGLGEAKLNAKPARVVMEKPLGTSLATSREINDQVGEYFEECQVYRIDHYLGKETVLNLLALRFANSLFVNNWDNRTIDHVEITVAEEVGIEGRWGYFDQAGQMRDMIQNHLLQVLCMIAMSPPSDLTADSIRDAKVKVLKSLRRIDRSNVREKTVRGQYTAGFAQGKKVPGYLEEEGANKTSNTETFVAIRVDIDDWRWAGVPFYLRTGKRLPAKCSEVVVYFKNPELNLFKESWQELPQNKLTIRLQPDEGVDIQILNKVPGLDHKHNLQTTKLDLSYSETFNQTHLADAYERLLLETMRGIQALFVRRDEVEEAWKWVDSITEAWAADQDAPKPYQAGTWGPVASVAMITRDGRSWNEFE; from the coding sequence ATGGCGGTAACGCAAACAGCCCAGGCATGTGACCTGGTCATTTTCGGCGCGAAAGGCGATCTTGCACGCCGTAAATTGCTGCCTTCCCTGTATCAACTGGAGAAAGCGGGTCAACTTCATCCGGATACCCGTATCCTGGGTGTAGGGCGCGCCGACTGGGACAAGGACGCTTATACCAAAATCGTGCGCGAGGCGCTCGAGACTTTCATGAAAGAGAAAGTGGATGAAAGTTTATGGGATACGCTGAGCGGACGCCTCGATTTCTGCAACCTCGACGTAAACGACGTAAGCGCGTTTAAGGGGCTGGGTGACATGCTGGATCAGAAAAACCGCGTCACCATTAACTATTTCGCTATGCCGCCAAGCACCTTCGGCGCCATTTGCAAAGGTCTGGGCGAAGCGAAGCTGAATGCCAAACCTGCTCGCGTGGTGATGGAAAAACCGCTGGGTACATCCCTTGCAACCTCGCGTGAAATTAATGATCAGGTGGGCGAATACTTTGAAGAGTGCCAGGTATACCGTATCGACCACTATTTGGGTAAAGAGACAGTACTAAACCTGCTGGCGCTGCGTTTTGCAAACTCCCTGTTCGTGAATAACTGGGACAACCGCACCATCGACCACGTGGAAATCACCGTGGCGGAAGAGGTAGGGATCGAAGGTCGCTGGGGTTACTTTGACCAGGCCGGTCAGATGCGCGACATGATCCAGAACCACCTGCTGCAGGTCCTGTGTATGATTGCGATGTCACCTCCGTCGGATCTGACGGCTGACAGTATTCGTGACGCAAAAGTGAAAGTCCTGAAGTCGCTTCGCCGCATCGATCGCTCAAACGTGCGTGAGAAGACCGTGCGCGGGCAGTACACGGCCGGGTTTGCGCAGGGTAAAAAAGTCCCTGGCTACCTGGAAGAAGAGGGCGCCAACAAAACCAGTAATACGGAAACCTTTGTCGCGATCCGCGTGGATATCGATGACTGGCGCTGGGCGGGTGTGCCGTTCTATCTGCGTACTGGTAAGCGTCTGCCAGCCAAATGCTCTGAAGTGGTGGTCTATTTCAAAAACCCTGAACTGAACCTGTTCAAAGAGTCCTGGCAGGAGCTGCCGCAAAACAAACTGACCATCCGTCTGCAGCCGGACGAAGGGGTGGATATCCAGATCCTGAATAAAGTGCCAGGACTTGATCACAAACATAACCTGCAGACCACCAAGCTGGATCTGAGCTACTCCGAAACCTTCAATCAGACGCACCTGGCCGATGCTTATGAGCGTCTGCTGCTGGAAACCATGCGCGGTATTCAGGCGCTGTTTGTACGCCGCGACGAAGTTGAAGAGGCGTGGAAATGGGTCGATTCCATTACTGAAGCCTGGGCCGCCGATCAGGATGCGCCGAAACCGTATCAGGCCGGGACCTGGGGACCCGTCGCGTCTGTGGCGATGATCACCCGCGATGGCCGCTCCTGGAACGAGTTTGAGTAA
- a CDS encoding MurR/RpiR family transcriptional regulator, giving the protein MNMLEKIQFQLEHLSKSERKVADVILASPAQAIHSSIAALALESGVSEPTVNRFCRSLETRGFPDFKLHLAQSLANGTPYVNRNVDEDDSVDAYTAKIFESAMATLDHVRQSLDMSAVNRAVDLLTQAKRIAFFGLGSSAAVAHDAMNKFFRFNVPVIYSDDIVLQRMSCMNCGEDDVVVLISHTGRTKSQVELAQLARENDAMVIALTTAGTPLAREATLAITLDVPEDTDMYMPMVSRLAQLTVIDVLATGFTLRRGAKFRDNLKRVKEALKESRFDKELLIKSDIP; this is encoded by the coding sequence ATGAACATGCTGGAAAAAATCCAGTTTCAACTGGAACACCTTAGCAAATCCGAGCGAAAAGTGGCCGACGTTATTCTCGCCTCGCCCGCTCAGGCGATTCACTCAAGCATCGCCGCTCTGGCGCTGGAATCAGGCGTCAGCGAACCGACGGTAAATCGATTCTGCCGCAGCCTGGAAACCCGCGGCTTCCCGGATTTTAAACTGCATCTGGCACAAAGTCTGGCAAATGGCACCCCCTATGTTAATCGCAATGTGGATGAAGACGACAGCGTTGATGCATACACGGCGAAAATATTTGAGTCGGCCATGGCAACGCTTGACCACGTTCGTCAGTCGCTGGATATGAGTGCGGTGAACCGGGCGGTTGATCTACTGACTCAGGCAAAACGCATCGCCTTCTTCGGCCTCGGCTCGTCTGCCGCCGTGGCGCACGACGCGATGAATAAATTTTTCCGTTTTAACGTCCCGGTTATTTATTCCGATGACATTGTGCTGCAACGCATGAGCTGTATGAATTGTGGCGAGGATGACGTCGTGGTCCTGATTTCCCATACGGGACGCACCAAAAGTCAGGTGGAACTGGCCCAACTGGCGCGTGAAAACGATGCCATGGTCATTGCCCTCACCACGGCAGGCACGCCGCTGGCGCGGGAAGCCACTCTGGCAATCACCCTTGACGTGCCGGAAGACACCGATATGTATATGCCGATGGTCTCCCGTCTGGCCCAGTTGACGGTCATAGACGTGCTGGCGACCGGTTTTACCCTGCGTCGGGGGGCAAAATTCAGAGATAACTTGAAGCGGGTCAAGGAAGCGCTGAAGGAATCGCGTTTTGATAAAGAATTGCTTATAAAGAGCGATATACCCTAA
- the pyk gene encoding pyruvate kinase, with protein sequence MSRRLRRTKIVTTLGPATDRDNNLEKIIAAGANVVRMNFSHGTPEDHKLRADKVREIAAKLGRHVAILGDLQGPKIRVSTFKEGKVFLNIGDKFLLDANLSKGEGDKEKVGIDYKGLPADVVPGDILLLDDGRVQLKVLEVQGMKVFTEVTVGGPLSNNKGINKLGGGLSAEALTEKDKADIVTAAQIGVDYLAVSFPRCGEDLNYARRLARDAGCDAKIVAKVERAEAVCDQDAMDDVILASDVVMVARGDLGVEIGDPELVGIQKALIRRARQLNRSVITATQMMESMITNPMPTRAEVMDVANAVLDGTDAVMLSAETAAGQYPAETVAAMARVCLGAEKIPSINVSKHRLDIQFDNVEEAIAMSAMYAANHLKGVTAIITMTESGRTALMTSRISSGLPIFAMSRHERTLNLTALYRGVTPVHFDSTSDGVAAAHDAVNLLRDKGYLVSGDIVIVTQGDVMSTIGSTNTTRILTVE encoded by the coding sequence ATGTCCAGAAGGCTTCGCAGAACCAAGATAGTAACCACCTTAGGCCCGGCCACCGATCGCGATAATAACCTTGAAAAGATTATCGCCGCCGGTGCCAACGTGGTGCGTATGAACTTCTCTCACGGTACGCCAGAAGACCATAAATTACGCGCCGATAAAGTGCGGGAGATCGCGGCTAAACTTGGCCGTCATGTTGCCATCCTGGGTGACCTCCAGGGCCCAAAAATTCGCGTATCGACCTTCAAAGAGGGTAAAGTTTTCCTCAATATTGGTGATAAATTCCTGCTTGATGCCAACCTGAGCAAAGGTGAAGGCGATAAAGAGAAAGTTGGTATCGACTATAAAGGTTTGCCGGCTGACGTTGTTCCAGGTGATATCCTGCTGCTTGACGATGGACGCGTGCAGTTGAAGGTGCTGGAAGTGCAGGGAATGAAAGTCTTCACCGAAGTGACCGTCGGTGGCCCGCTTTCTAACAACAAAGGGATCAACAAACTCGGCGGCGGCCTCTCTGCCGAAGCGCTGACCGAAAAAGACAAAGCGGATATTGTCACCGCCGCACAGATTGGCGTTGACTACCTGGCCGTCTCCTTCCCGCGCTGCGGCGAAGATTTGAACTATGCCCGCCGCCTGGCTCGCGATGCAGGTTGCGATGCGAAAATTGTCGCCAAAGTTGAACGTGCTGAAGCGGTTTGCGATCAGGACGCGATGGATGATGTGATTCTGGCATCTGACGTGGTGATGGTCGCCCGTGGCGATCTGGGTGTGGAAATTGGCGATCCTGAACTGGTCGGCATCCAGAAAGCCCTGATCCGTCGTGCGCGCCAGCTGAACCGCTCGGTGATCACCGCGACCCAGATGATGGAGTCGATGATCACAAACCCAATGCCTACCCGTGCAGAAGTTATGGACGTGGCAAACGCCGTTCTCGACGGTACCGATGCGGTGATGCTGTCAGCGGAAACCGCGGCAGGTCAATATCCGGCGGAAACCGTTGCCGCGATGGCTCGCGTGTGCCTGGGCGCAGAGAAGATCCCCAGCATCAACGTCTCTAAACACCGTCTGGATATTCAGTTCGACAACGTGGAAGAGGCCATTGCGATGTCCGCAATGTATGCCGCTAACCACCTGAAGGGCGTTACGGCGATTATCACCATGACCGAATCTGGCCGTACCGCACTGATGACCTCGCGTATCAGTTCCGGTTTGCCCATTTTTGCCATGTCCCGTCACGAGCGTACGCTTAACCTGACCGCGCTGTATCGCGGCGTGACGCCAGTGCATTTCGACAGCACCAGCGATGGCGTTGCCGCAGCGCACGATGCCGTTAATCTGCTGCGCGACAAAGGCTATCTGGTGTCCGGTGATATCGTCATCGTCACCCAGGGCGACGTGATGAGCACCATCGGATCGACCAATACCACGCGTATCTTAACGGTCGAATAA